The genomic segment TCTCTCACATCAACCTGCTTTCCACACCTGCTCTGCTACTTTGCAAACTCTTTCTCTGCCAGCTCTTCTACGTCAGCAGGGGACATGCTGCACCTtgaggcccaggcctttgtagcCTGCCTAGAAATCTAGCCCTGCATATATCAATAATATAGGCACCCAATATAAAGGAACAACAACCCACTCCTGATCTCCTGGGGCCCACTGCCAATAGTCCAAGAACTTGAATATAGCCAAGGCAgatgtatataattttttaatgggGGAATTATGCCTTCCtgccattgtgccctaggcacttgctttttgtgcctacccctagttccagccaggTCACACCAATAATGCATAGACATCAGAAACTTTAACTCAGTGTAGAATCTGATTTGCGACATGCACACACCAAGCATGGGCAGCCAATTTctcaccatataattgtgtaggaGATCAGACAAGTCCTTCccttgtttttctgtctgtgacttAACCAGCCCAGTTACAGGGTGGAGAGCCATCCcattggctgggtgccccagtgcatcccAAGGATTAGGAGGACCcaggggagtgcctgactttggagacaaatgtacagggttacagacagagctTATAATGGAACCCGGTGGCAACAGCcagccagagagatccagatATGTGGAGAGTGACAGTGCTGCTGTTTGAAAAAACTAACTAGGAGGAACTTGGAAAGGGCTGTGTTGTGCTCTGCTTTGAGTAAGCATTTGAGCTTCAGGGAGAGCCAGtgtctatctcctgcctgtggatactttgggcactgtgtgtttccccagggtgaggacaggtcttgctcatgTACCTGCCGTGTGGGATTGGCTACTAACTCCAAAGGTAGCACttcctggggacataagagctcttggggaagggacattgaactgtcCTGAGTTATTCTGCATTGATCCAcccagtgtgggactgtggcattgagagactgtacCAGGGGTTGATTGTTACAGAGGTTCCCCAGGGCAAAGTTATTTTGTGTGATTTGCTTTAACAATTATTGCATACAgctttacataaagtttatatttttattactggaactgtgtgatttatttttcctagAGGTGTGCTCCacagtgcccactaggtggaggcactgcgctgtaatcccagttcccagtatctttcataagCAAAGAGAACTTTAGGGCCCTAAATtgcaaggggttatttactatttaaAGAGTCAGTAACCAAAGTGGGGTTACAACTGTGTTCCATACCCAGTGCAGAGGCCAGATATTTAATTTCTTCATCATAGAGAGAGTCAGTGACATCAGTGATGTTTATCCTCACTCTTTTCTTGGTGTGATAAAGGATAGCGAATGTGCAATGAGAAACATCATCCCAGAACTTGTGTCGCCCATTGTTAGAGATGTAAATGTATCTGACATCGGCCTGACATGAGTTTTTCAGATGCTGGGCCAGCCACTCAAAATCACTTTCTGAAGACCGTGAAGCGATTCCAATAGTATGTTTCTTtggctagaaaaaaaatgttgtgcatttaaaacagaaaagagaCAAGGCACAACCAAATGCATTATTGCCACAGGAAGCAAACTGCAAAAAAGGCTTTCTCTTTGCACCCTCCACTCACTGAGCACCAAGAGGCACATCCCAATTATAGCCTGCATTTACCAACATTGTATTCATAAGGGGTGGGCAACCACCATTCTGGCTCCTACTCACCCTGGCCAGGGACAAATACATATGGCTCTGTAAGTATCGCATTCTGCTTGGCAGCCAATATATACAGAGCTGCTCCTTGCACCTTGCCTTGCACCTAAATCCCCTCATGTGCTCAagttttgcaccttttatttctttagcacTTGTGGTCACAATAGCTCACAATAATGCATGTTCTTAAATGTTACATTCAGGACAATGACCTGTTGATGTAAATAACTGCATAGTTACTGCACTGAAGGCAAAAAGAATCACTCCTCTACTAACTTCTCTTGATGACGCAACTGTTGCTTTAGGTTCATAGGTCCACTGTCAAGGAGGGTAGGGTACAGTATTATGCATGGAGCTTGGACCAAGTAAATAATTCTTTGCATCAAGTGAACAtgtggacctaactgtataattGTGTAATGACTGAAGTCTTTTAGTCATTTTTCCAGGTGTTTTGAAGAACCTTAATGAATTACATTGGCAAGAAGCCATTGGGCTCTTTTAGCTACATCTTAATCAACACAAACTGCTATATTTGTTCATAAAGATCATTGTCTTCATTGACTTGTAGTTATCAGTGATTATTTAAGTCATGAGGTGGCATCTGTTATTTTAGAGGCCCCAAACTATTAGGCTGAAGCTTTTTCAGGAACCCACGACATTGAACAGGTAGGATGCTGCAAAAGTAGTCATGTAAGCCCACCCTGAATAGTATTGTTCAATATTTAATATATGAATAATCTTGGAACTTGAGAAGTTTAACTGACACAAAGTGTTTATCTTCTTAAAAATGTTGACCAAATGTTAGACCTCAGACTAAAGAAAGTCTGGAAAAAACTGCTCTGTATATAGTTAAGGAGGTATATGTTCTAAGCCTCTTGTATGTAACCTGACCCCAATAGATTACCTCTACCTTACTCACCCTCCCTAGACAGTCTTGAGAGCCAGAAGGTACCCTAAAGAAGTGTGGGTATCAGTGCTAAAATAAAAGACAGTAACATGAATGGTCATATGCCCACCAGATAAATAATGTCCTCAAAGACCCTAACCACTACTTCTGTAAGCTACATTGCTGCAAGAGCCCCTTCTGAGTCAAGTTATCAGTTAATTGGGGCATGGACAACTATTACTTCTACTCTGCATGCATTTAGGTATTTTATTCTTCAGATAATTCAAGTTTATCAAGGCAAATAAATTATCTCTTACCGAAGAACGGTAACTTTCATATCCTAGAAGAAAAGAAAGGTTATTAACATTAGAGATTTTGTTCACAATCAATGAGCAATGGTTGGGGGACCCAACATGAAAGTCTTTTAGGGGATGACAATGAGGATGGAGGTACACCTACACTGTACTGTGTAGCTAAAAGCTCTAAACAACTTTCATAATGGGTagataataaattattaaaattggtaaaaatatttattattgttgaTTTTGTATTGAATATATTGACCTCTTAGTATCCACTTCAAAATATGTCTCCCAAATGTTATTGTACAATAACAAGCTTCTTTCCTGCCTGTCTGTATTATGACCATACAGGGGGCTACTGACCAAGAACTACCAACATCCTATGCTCAGGGCTGTTTGAAACTATAGTTGGGATTTCTAATATGAATATCTGTCACCAATGTATGCATATTTTGGTACCTCCGCAAGCAGTAGATAATGCCGCCTTTATCTGGTCCAATTTCTTCCATGGATATAAACCAATGAGGTTTTCAtattgcttgatttctcctcttGTGAAGAGCAGTTGGTTATACTCTTTTCCAATTTTCTCATGCAACTTTTTCTTCATCTTGtcttcatgttttttgtttttaagatgacCCAAAGCAATCATCATGTTTTTCTTCTCTgtggtataaaaataataatacagagtATGAGAAAAGTAATATACAAGCATCTGGAATGAAGAGAATATGATTACATCTTCTAACATGGTGCAGAGATATTTATTATCTGTATTCATAAGAAGTTTACATTACAATTGTATTTACAGATTGAAGATAGTATGGTTCGATAAAGGCATTGTTTTTGCACCTCAGTTGTTTGGAGAATTGTTGCTAGTGTCTACATTCtgctttggagtgcagagaccaaTAACTATCCAACATGACAGCAAAGCTGTCTGTTCTTGGCCTTATTCAGGGGAGCAGGTCTCTCCATTCAGTGCCAACAAtaagaagcccatttatcaaaggtcagattttagtggttgtagaggtttttgaaaccaccatTAAacactatttctctaaaaccatgaatgccatgaaagttattagaAGAAAACGATACCACAAAaaagaatacttaagcaacagatagttaatataatattacgtggcatattaaagaatcttaccaaactggtcaatatatttaagttaatactGACTTCTACAGGATCTTGACAACCTttactttgcaatttttttgtgtttttcatgaGTTTACACATTATTAATCTTGAATGTGAGAACCACTTTGTTCCTACAATGCTGAGACTGAGAATAGCAATGTGATGATGCATATGACATTGCTATGACAAAGGTGTTGTTTAGAGAAGAACTTGAGCGAGGAAGCACCAGCTAGATTTAATGATACAACCAGTGGGTATGGATGATATTTCCAACACTCAAGGATATATTTTTTGCCTATAGTAGTGACACAATGGTGATTAATTATGGGACTGTGAACCGGGAAGGATGGGATATAAAAAGGACCATAATTCTATAATTTGGAGAGACCTGAATTCTCATTAAGGAAGGCTGTTCATAGGCCAGAAGAAGCCCTCAACTTCTCCAGATCGAGTTGGCATCATATTAGTCTGTTATGAATGAAGTCCTCTGTCAGCTTGGccattctatactgtatattggctaAAATTTGGCAGATATCTATCAAGCAGGTTACAAAAAGAGAAGTGAATCAGCGCCTTGATCCACAGCACTCCCAAAGGGTCTTTCTAAGTCCATATCACAATCTGACCATTAGGCTGGGGGCCAAGATCCTGAGTTGGTCCAGTGCACTTGTGTCCAAATGAAGTAAAGATCTCCTTGTATAGTGAATCTTACAGCATATGCCCAGGTTGAGAAGAAGCTTGCCCATATTCCCTATACTATTTATGTTGTAGAGGTTTACTGCTACCCAATAGAAATGTCTTTCACCCATTTCACCCACAACTTTCCCCCATTCCACATTTCTGTACTGAAGATCAGAAACTAGTTATGGATGAACTTTTACCAAGTTTGGAAGTTGTCTGTCTCACGGTGCTGGCAATCATAGAATCAGTCATTTTGGATCCAAATGTGCCTCGGTGGTAAAAAAGTATATAGGAACACTCTGTGAGTTTCTTTTTAAGTCCTTCTATATCTTCAGAGTAGCAGATAACTTGCACATTATCTATGTGGCCTTTAAAGATGTCTGATTGCAACCAGTATTTCAACCATTTGCACTCGTCCTTCTCCGAATAGGTCAGTATCCCAACAGTGAAGGATTGTCTGAAAAGCTGAACAAAGGCAAAGCAGAtgttacaaaacaaaaagcaGTCATATgggaaataataaacaaatgttaaatatattttaaatgataacATCTCTTTTGTTCGGTGGATATGGGTTGAATGTAattgaggatatatatatatatatatatatatatatatatatatatatatatatatatatatatatatatatatatatatatatatatatatatatatatatatagaaaaatgttcagTGTCAATGCAATAAACTGTAATGTTGGGGTTAACTTACCCAAACAAGCAGGGGATCCAGGTGCACAAACCCTAAACCTTCAGTTCAGGAAGGCAATATAGCAGATAATAAATAGTGATAGGCTGGCACAAAACggatcacactccaaaaatagatgtagtaaaaaagtctttttattagagcaaaaacatcacaacaaaggccttacgcgttttgtcccataggggcacttagtcataggctaaatgaACATTTATCACACAGtcctatttaaatgaaaaagaaccaATCAGTTGCATGTATCTAACTGCCAGTCCAAATTGGAGGCGGTAATTGGAGATAGGCCAATGGTAAGGATTCATTCCACAGTATGATTAAAGCTTATGGTTACAAATTGAATGtctattttatacataaaaatacagttatatagttaaaaatgGAAGTTTTTGCAGCTCGTTAAAGCAGTCAAATAGCAGCATTGTATTTTGATTTAAATAACATAAAACAAAGTTCAAATGTTCAGTTTACATAGGGTGACTATACACtttcaaagatttttatttttacacaaaacagGAAACGTTATATTCCAAGTTCATGCCAAATTGAATGTAACTGcttcaaaacaaaaaacaggaaaGCCAGAAGAAAGATTTCACCTTTAATCTCTTGAAGACCTCAACTGGCTTAGTAAGGAACTTTATGGAATAATTAATAAAAGGTGTTAATATTGTAGATAAGAATATCTCACCCTGCGTGGCCTCGTATCTCACATAACCATTCCTATGTGGTATCTGGCTATTCATCCGTCTTCAACATTGTTGttctcaaactttttttatatttgaaagtatCTTTATACCCTGCCAGAGCGGATCCTGTTACACATTATGACAGACATGTCTGTGCATCAGTACAAACTAGATATAGTCATGGCAGAATGTAGCTACGGGCAGCAAGACTATGCTCTATTATGGCACACCAGTTTATGCTGAGTTTATTTGTCTTTATATAGAATAAGTATACAACTGATTACATATTTTAACAGCTCTTCTAACATTTAACCAATGTAATTTGCAAGGAATTGTTGGGACACGTATATTTAAATCCTCTACTAGTTAAGGAAGTCCCGTTAACAGTTACCTATGCACTTGGGAAGATGTTTCCTCAATTGGCCCAAGGAGGTTACAACCATTTCCAGTTCTATGGTTAATAAAATAGGTTCCCATCTCCTATGGCTTCCACCTAATAACCAGAGTGGATGCTGCTGGGGAATCTGGTACATAAGTTCCCAACAAAGACGAATGCCCTAACTGAAATGAGCCATTAGTGTAAATTGGAGAACAGTCTGCCAACTGTACAAGTATGCTCTAGAAGTGTAATACAGAATTTTGGATATttcacagttaaggtggccatacaatattagatctgcttgtttggtgaggtcgcccaatgatcggatcataacccaatatgcccactaacgacTGGGCGATACCGGATGAATCCGAACGTACGTCCCTGGGGCctaatgatcggattacaatgctgaGAATGGGCGCCGATGGGTCGAAGGAAGGCATCAACCAGCGGAagcttgcagaaaaaaatcaaacttgtccgatcgatatctgcccaatttttgccctgatatcgatcgggaggacccgtcgggagcagATAAGCtaccgaatcggtctaaaggatcgatatcggcagctttaatctgcccatgtatggccaccttaagcctcatacacacaatgggttaacagatatctgcctttccatcaatggcaactgtgaaggtgcaaACCTGGGCAACAGCCAccctgccataaaacaatcctCGCAGCTACTgtaatgtccatatcaaagaTATGTGTGGTGTGAGCAGGGATAGCAAGAGTTCCCAAGTAATGGAGACTCTGTTGGATCAACAAAGGGGCATTGGATGTTGGGATTTCATCCACAGTGCCTCCTAACTTGATTTCACTCCCTTCTCTACCTAAGCAGAGATGAATCATCTCCAAAAACAGCTAAGATTGACCTGActggctgggactgtcttttgggtgtggctatCCTGGGAGAAGGGTAGTATGCTTGattgaatggtcttccttatgtgtatataaagagcagtATACAAACGTTGTTAGTTAGGCACTTTCCACTCCCCTCCATTGCACCTTTCCCTAGCCCTTTCTTCCTTCCTCCAtcttagttagttccctttttattgtatatcttttaattcatttgtaaataaataccacttatttaaagatcaggcTGTTTCAAGTCATTAGACTGgcaccccaaaatagagcagatccaacaaGGAGTGCAAGCTAGACATAACTGCTAGGAAGagcagcactgagctctaacataGGGACTCAGGCTAATATTTGTCTCTGAGGCTTTCACTGGAGGGGGCCCCAGACCACTAGCAGGTACTCTAATAGGTGAACTGAAACTTACCACCATGAACATTATTAATTAAATCTACCTAACTGTACAACATGAGTAGTCACCATTCAGTGAGGGTCCTCCATCACCATGTATCAGTTACCCAAGTATTCATAAATTAAAGGGTAGTTTAACTCTGATACATTATTAGGCTAGACATTATGTAACTTAGTCCAGAGCTTCTAGAAGCAGATGTACATCAGCACTCTGATTGAGAAGATCATGCATCGAACTTTGTCTACCAATAGATTTATGTTTTAGGTTTTTTATCTTGGTCAGCCATTTCCTTGTCATTGGCATTGCGCATGCAATGCGTCCACTGGGCCAGTTAGCACccgggcagttacccatggcaaccaatcagatgtttgctttcactgttccaCTTGAAGTTGTTGAagaaaagccaatcactgattttTTGTCATGAGTTActgtccaggtacaaatattgacaagtatttataaatgagcccagttTTGCCTTCCTGGTGAGGCCACCAGCAGGAAAAAGGATTCCATGAGATAAAGAGATTTAGCATTTTATCTTCATGACTCAGGACTTGGCTATTGGCTGGTTGGTGTTTGTTTTGAGAAGGTTCTTGTTGTTACACTGAttgcacaaaaaatataatttctactcATTAATGCACCTTTAGATGTCCTTTATACTGCCCAGTATCAGAGACACACTAAAAGATAACATTATGCCGTTAGATCCAAAGCAGACACTACTAAAGTATGTAAAATTCTTACCCAAGATGTAGTATAGTTAGACAGAGTTAAGAATATCCATTCGATCCACTCCTCAAAAGAAATTAGTTTTTCTGTAACAG from the Xenopus laevis strain J_2021 chromosome 9_10L, Xenopus_laevis_v10.1, whole genome shotgun sequence genome contains:
- the LOC495410 gene encoding uncharacterized protein LOC495410 (The RefSeq protein has 25 substitutions compared to this genomic sequence) → MEPSQGEYPPSAIENEEPCDTSITTTPDCGIGGEPYVIVPKPENEEPCDTSITTTPECGIGGEPYEIVHKPGESENVQSEALALRHYPGYSKASTIKEKLISFEEWIEWIFLTLSNYTTSLRFRQSFTVGILTYSEKDECKWLKYWLQSPIFKGQIDNVQVICYSEDIEGLKKKLTECSYILFYHRGPFGSKMTDSMIASTVRQTTSKLEKKNMMIALGHLKNKKHEDEMKNKLHEKIGKEYNQLLFTRGEIEQYENLIGLYPWKKLDQIKAALSTACGGYESYRSSPKKHTIGIASRSSESDFEWLAQHLKNSCQADVRYIYISNNGRHKFWDDVSHCTFAILYHTKKRLRINITDVTDSLYDEQIKYLSSKLGKDNVIVVVDDLDNSSNEEKERILQSQPSIGRHAKDLILFTQKETDPNYKRLVAQQIEEDEINVKKKLDALKEILGEAKATMMSGAADTTNVHRQEETSNILPLETNEVNETE